From Synechococcus sp. A10-1-5-1, a single genomic window includes:
- a CDS encoding AEC family transporter, which yields MLRLLLELAPCLLAGFWLGRRFPALPSQLAPPLLRWGMPLSLTGLLLKSGLPLSAIPMAGLIAAVTASGLFLCRQIPALLPARSLQLGAVVGNTGYFGLPVAIALLPSEALGFSVIYDLIGSLITWSAGPLLLSPGQSRASALSLFKTPVVQALLIALPLGMSPWGSLLGQWLWLPARVVLWLLLLLVGMRLGLVLQRIDQAEKRSSPSLTAALAIKLLVLPGVMWLVSVLLQLPALMQQALVLQAAAPTAMSVLLLAEAADAQNKGGEETIPAARLVLWSSGAAVLSLPLWFQLTAAM from the coding sequence ATGCTTCGCCTGCTGCTGGAACTCGCCCCTTGCCTCTTGGCTGGGTTCTGGCTGGGCCGGCGTTTCCCAGCGCTTCCGAGCCAACTGGCCCCACCTCTATTGCGCTGGGGGATGCCCTTAAGCCTCACGGGACTGTTGCTGAAGAGCGGTTTGCCCCTGAGCGCCATCCCCATGGCTGGACTCATTGCCGCGGTGACCGCCAGCGGCCTGTTCCTCTGCCGCCAGATCCCGGCTCTGCTGCCGGCTCGAAGCCTGCAACTGGGGGCTGTGGTGGGCAACACCGGCTACTTCGGACTACCGGTTGCCATTGCCCTGTTGCCCAGCGAGGCCCTTGGATTCAGCGTCATCTATGACCTGATTGGCTCCCTGATCACCTGGAGCGCCGGCCCCCTACTGCTCTCCCCGGGCCAAAGCCGAGCAAGCGCACTGAGCTTGTTCAAGACGCCGGTCGTTCAGGCCCTGCTCATCGCCCTCCCCCTCGGGATGAGCCCTTGGGGATCGCTCCTGGGGCAGTGGCTCTGGCTCCCAGCCCGGGTTGTGCTCTGGCTGCTCCTGCTCCTGGTGGGCATGCGCTTGGGGTTGGTGCTCCAGAGGATCGATCAGGCCGAGAAAAGAAGCAGTCCCTCACTCACCGCAGCCCTCGCCATCAAGCTCCTGGTGCTGCCGGGCGTGATGTGGCTGGTGAGCGTGCTGCTGCAGCTGCCGGCGCTGATGCAACAAGCGCTGGTCCTGCAAGCTGCTGCCCCCACCGCCATGTCTGTCCTGCTATTGGCGGAAGCCGCCGATGCCCAAAACAAAGGCGGCGAGGAAACCATCCCCGCCGCCCGCCTGGTTCTCTGGAGCAGTGGGGCGGCTGTGCTCAGCCTCCCGCTCTGGTTTCAACTGACAGCGGCCATGTGA
- the gap gene encoding type I glyceraldehyde-3-phosphate dehydrogenase, whose protein sequence is MTIRIGINGFGRIGRLAFRRAMATPGVEVAGINDLIDVEYLAYLLRYDSTHGRFKGEVKVENGQLVVNGSAIRITAERDPSNLQWDAIGVDTVLESTGFFLTDPLARTHITAGARRVVMSAPSKDETPMFVMGVNHSSYGGQDIVSNASCTTNCLAPLAKVVHDNFGIVSGLMSTVHATTATQKPVDSPSLKDWRGGRGAGQSIIPSSTGAAKAVGRVIPELNGKLTGMAFRVPTPDVSVVDLTVNLARPASYEQVKAAMKAASEGELKGILGYTEDQVVSNDFLGESCTSVFDAGAGMALSDTFMKLVSWYDNEWAYSCKCIDLICHMAAVS, encoded by the coding sequence TTGACCATCCGGATCGGCATCAATGGTTTTGGTCGGATTGGTCGCTTGGCCTTCCGGCGTGCGATGGCAACCCCCGGCGTCGAGGTCGCCGGCATCAATGACCTCATTGATGTGGAGTACCTGGCTTACCTGCTTCGCTACGACTCCACCCACGGCCGCTTTAAGGGCGAGGTCAAGGTTGAGAACGGTCAGCTGGTGGTGAATGGAAGCGCCATCCGGATCACGGCGGAGCGGGACCCCAGCAACCTCCAGTGGGATGCCATTGGTGTGGACACGGTGCTGGAGAGCACCGGATTTTTTCTGACGGACCCTCTGGCACGCACCCACATCACTGCAGGTGCGAGACGGGTGGTGATGAGTGCCCCCTCCAAGGACGAGACCCCGATGTTCGTGATGGGGGTGAATCACAGCAGCTATGGCGGCCAGGACATCGTGTCCAACGCCAGCTGCACCACCAACTGCCTGGCCCCCCTGGCCAAGGTGGTCCACGACAACTTCGGGATTGTCAGTGGCTTGATGAGCACGGTTCATGCCACGACCGCCACGCAAAAACCAGTGGACAGCCCATCTCTGAAGGACTGGCGTGGAGGCCGGGGGGCCGGCCAGAGCATCATCCCCAGCTCCACCGGGGCGGCGAAGGCTGTGGGCCGGGTGATCCCAGAGCTCAACGGCAAGCTCACGGGTATGGCTTTCCGCGTCCCGACTCCGGACGTCTCGGTGGTGGATCTGACCGTCAACCTGGCCAGGCCCGCAAGCTATGAGCAGGTCAAAGCGGCGATGAAGGCCGCTTCAGAAGGGGAGCTCAAGGGAATCCTGGGCTACACGGAGGACCAGGTCGTCTCCAATGACTTCTTGGGGGAGAGCTGCACCTCGGTGTTTGATGCCGGTGCGGGGATGGCCCTGAGCGACACCTTCATGAAACTGGTGTCCTGGTACGACAACGAGTGGGCCTACAGCTGCAAGTGCATCGATCTGATCTGTCACATGGCCGCTGTCAGTTGA
- a CDS encoding iron-containing alcohol dehydrogenase family protein: MAESAVQQHAIAPACVLRGERAWAEALPLIAGLTRAPLLLGRSAATRELRRGLEADLRQQGLQVLGAELEFDCCEEDLRRLAQLSHSQGCDGVLACGGGKVLDAGKLLAHRLGLPCITVPTSAATCAGWTALANLYSPQGAFEGDEALDHCPELLVFDHALVASAPNRTLASGIADAMAKWYEASVSSGTSRDGLVQQAVQQARVLRDQLLLEAEQALSEVGGEAWVRVAEASGLTAGLIGGIGGARCRTVAAHAVHNGLTQLEASHGQLHGEKVGFGILVQLRLEESVGGSQLAAQARRQLLPFFQRLNLPVSLEDLGLVQASLAELQQVADFACRPGSDLHHLPFSVGPADVLAALVSTTAALSTVDA, from the coding sequence ATGGCCGAATCCGCCGTTCAGCAACACGCCATTGCGCCGGCCTGCGTACTCCGCGGCGAGAGAGCCTGGGCTGAAGCCTTGCCGCTCATCGCTGGATTAACCCGGGCGCCGCTGCTGCTGGGCCGCTCTGCCGCCACCCGGGAGCTGCGCCGCGGGCTGGAAGCCGATCTCCGCCAGCAAGGTCTGCAGGTTCTGGGCGCTGAACTGGAGTTCGACTGCTGCGAAGAGGATCTCCGCCGCTTGGCGCAGCTGAGCCATAGCCAAGGCTGTGATGGAGTCCTGGCCTGCGGCGGCGGCAAGGTGCTCGATGCCGGCAAATTGCTGGCCCATCGCCTCGGGCTCCCCTGCATCACCGTTCCCACCAGCGCGGCCACCTGCGCGGGCTGGACAGCCCTGGCCAATCTCTATAGCCCCCAGGGAGCTTTCGAGGGGGATGAGGCCCTCGATCACTGCCCCGAGCTGCTGGTGTTTGACCACGCCCTGGTGGCCTCAGCCCCCAACCGCACCCTCGCCAGCGGCATCGCCGATGCGATGGCCAAGTGGTACGAGGCCTCGGTTAGCAGCGGCACCAGCCGCGATGGCCTGGTGCAACAGGCCGTGCAGCAGGCCCGCGTCCTGCGGGACCAACTCCTTCTGGAAGCCGAGCAGGCCCTCAGCGAGGTCGGCGGTGAAGCCTGGGTCCGCGTCGCGGAAGCCAGCGGCCTAACAGCCGGACTGATTGGCGGCATTGGCGGCGCCCGCTGCCGCACCGTCGCCGCCCATGCGGTCCATAACGGCCTAACCCAACTGGAGGCCAGCCATGGACAACTCCATGGGGAGAAGGTGGGCTTCGGAATCCTGGTGCAACTGCGCCTCGAGGAAAGCGTCGGCGGCAGCCAACTGGCGGCCCAGGCCAGGCGCCAACTGCTGCCCTTCTTCCAGCGCCTGAACCTGCCGGTCAGCCTGGAGGACCTGGGGCTCGTCCAGGCCAGCCTCGCGGAGCTGCAGCAGGTGGCGGACTTTGCCTGCCGCCCCGGATCCGACCTGCATCACCTGCCCTTCAGCGTCGGCCCGGCCGATGTCCTAGCGGCCCTGGTCAGCACCACCGCCGCCTTGAGCACCGTTGATGCCTGA
- a CDS encoding alpha/beta fold hydrolase: MPEHLDQRQLLERAAKTLLDPKGQVISQAVQWWDLPNACSQTSEPWPVAVLGSGPPLLLLHGFDSSHLEFRRLSPLLAAHAQLFIPDLYGFGFCPRPQGGDYSPAGVLRHLEAVLDAVLERSGAQKVGLIGASMGGSVAVELARRRPDQIERLLLLAPAGLTGKPMPVPPLLNQLGARFLALPAIRRGLCRSAFAQPDRDVGPAELEIASIHLRCPNWAPALAAFAGSGGFGGCGLPLPSQPLEVLWGANDRILQGKPKADAAVLLGERITELSDCGHLPHIDQPGTVVRTWHG; this comes from the coding sequence ATGCCTGAGCACCTGGATCAGCGGCAGCTGCTGGAGCGCGCCGCCAAAACCCTGCTGGATCCCAAAGGACAAGTCATCTCCCAGGCGGTGCAGTGGTGGGACCTCCCCAACGCCTGCAGCCAGACCAGCGAGCCCTGGCCTGTCGCCGTCTTGGGGTCCGGCCCGCCGCTGCTGCTGCTGCATGGCTTTGACAGCTCCCATCTGGAGTTCCGGCGCCTGAGCCCCCTGCTTGCGGCCCACGCCCAGTTGTTCATCCCCGATCTCTACGGCTTTGGCTTCTGCCCCAGGCCCCAGGGCGGCGACTACAGCCCCGCCGGCGTGCTGCGCCACCTCGAAGCCGTGCTGGATGCGGTGCTCGAGCGCAGTGGAGCCCAAAAGGTCGGCCTGATTGGCGCCTCCATGGGGGGATCGGTTGCCGTGGAATTGGCACGCCGTCGCCCAGATCAGATCGAGCGCCTGCTGCTGCTTGCCCCAGCTGGTCTGACGGGCAAACCGATGCCGGTCCCACCACTGCTCAATCAGCTGGGCGCGCGCTTTTTAGCCCTGCCGGCGATTCGGCGCGGGCTCTGCCGTAGTGCCTTTGCCCAACCCGACCGTGATGTCGGGCCCGCCGAACTGGAGATCGCCTCAATCCATCTGCGCTGCCCCAACTGGGCACCAGCCCTGGCGGCCTTCGCCGGCAGTGGTGGCTTCGGGGGCTGCGGGCTGCCGCTGCCGAGCCAACCGCTCGAAGTGCTCTGGGGGGCCAATGACCGAATCCTTCAAGGCAAACCCAAAGCCGACGCGGCCGTTCTGCTTGGAGAGCGGATCACTGAGCTCAGCGATTGCGGGCACCTGCCCCACATCGATCAGCCCGGCACCGTGGTGCGCACCTGGCATGGCTGA
- a CDS encoding DUF2993 domain-containing protein, translated as MADPVLQLLASGLQFWIRQQCESVEHLELQLHGSTLALLRGRLEGVSLVARKAVFSALEIERVELRSGAINVQIGKLMKGQSLQLEQPFAVQGSAEFSGAGLSRSFSGAHWRGLGDQISEALLGLTPLQELTIENEQLLVRAQGREMATQPLAEDGCVVLQQNNGPQRYALPGDPNITIEQAELQSGRLLVSGTAMVQP; from the coding sequence ATGGCTGATCCCGTTCTGCAACTGCTGGCCAGTGGACTGCAGTTCTGGATTCGCCAGCAATGTGAATCCGTTGAGCACCTGGAGCTGCAGCTGCACGGATCCACCCTGGCGCTCTTGCGGGGCCGCCTCGAGGGGGTAAGCCTGGTGGCCCGCAAGGCGGTCTTCAGCGCCCTGGAGATTGAACGGGTGGAGCTGCGCAGCGGCGCCATCAATGTTCAGATCGGCAAGCTGATGAAAGGCCAGTCCCTGCAGCTGGAGCAGCCCTTTGCGGTGCAGGGGAGCGCTGAATTCAGTGGCGCGGGCCTGAGCCGATCCTTCAGTGGCGCCCACTGGCGCGGCCTGGGGGATCAAATCAGCGAGGCGCTGCTGGGACTGACGCCGCTGCAGGAATTAACGATCGAGAACGAGCAGCTGCTGGTGCGCGCCCAGGGCCGGGAGATGGCCACCCAACCGCTTGCCGAAGACGGCTGTGTGGTGCTGCAGCAGAACAATGGCCCCCAGCGCTACGCCCTGCCCGGGGACCCCAACATCACCATCGAGCAGGCCGAACTGCAGTCCGGGCGGCTGCTGGTGAGCGGCACGGCAATGGTGCAGCCCTAG
- a CDS encoding phosphatidate cytidylyltransferase: MIPPPRTRTSPQRLLSGYAAGAFGLLVVGLGGWWFTIALGVMVHLGLLEYFDLARAKGIRPASKTTLVLVQLLLITTQWAHGGDVAGVGFAAELSAAVLPVAGAVICGWLLLQPVTGTIADIASSIFALFYLGYLPSYWIRLRDLTDPLLAPSLQHWPWPLTSGMVLMLMACLQIVATDIGSYMIGRRYGRTPLSPTSPGKTVEGALGGLVCSMLLGALFGVLLGWSWGWAIGALLGVMVTVFALVGDLTESMMKRDAGVKDSGDFLPGHGGILDRIDSYLFIPAVFFTVVTFLA; the protein is encoded by the coding sequence TTGATTCCTCCCCCGCGCACCCGAACCTCCCCCCAGCGCCTGCTGAGCGGCTACGCCGCCGGTGCCTTTGGCCTGCTGGTGGTGGGCCTGGGGGGCTGGTGGTTCACCATCGCCTTGGGGGTGATGGTCCACCTGGGGCTGCTGGAGTACTTCGATCTCGCCCGTGCCAAGGGCATCCGCCCGGCCAGCAAGACCACCTTGGTGCTGGTGCAGCTGCTGCTGATCACCACCCAGTGGGCCCACGGCGGTGATGTGGCGGGCGTCGGCTTTGCCGCGGAGCTTTCGGCGGCGGTCCTGCCGGTGGCCGGGGCGGTCATCTGCGGCTGGCTGCTGCTGCAGCCCGTGACTGGGACGATCGCGGATATCGCCTCATCGATCTTTGCCCTCTTTTATCTCGGCTACCTGCCGAGCTACTGGATTCGCCTGCGGGATCTGACCGATCCGCTCTTGGCCCCGAGCCTGCAGCACTGGCCTTGGCCGCTGACCTCGGGGATGGTGCTGATGCTGATGGCCTGCTTGCAGATCGTGGCAACGGACATCGGCAGCTACATGATTGGCCGCCGCTATGGCCGCACGCCGCTTTCCCCCACTTCACCGGGGAAAACCGTCGAGGGAGCTCTGGGCGGGCTGGTCTGCTCAATGCTGCTCGGCGCCCTCTTTGGGGTGCTCCTGGGCTGGAGCTGGGGCTGGGCCATTGGCGCCCTGCTCGGTGTGATGGTCACGGTCTTTGCCCTGGTGGGGGACCTGACTGAATCGATGATGAAGCGCGACGCCGGGGTGAAGGATTCGGGCGATTTCCTGCCCGGCCATGGCGGCATCCTCGATCGCATCGACAGCTATCTGTTTATCCCGGCGGTGTTTTTCACCGTGGTGACGTTCCTGGCCTAG
- the cbiT gene encoding precorrin-6Y C5,15-methyltransferase subunit CbiT, whose product MPAAGKGSFQWDFVTPGLPDAAFADAPGFSPTPMEQRVMLLSHLRPKSDSLVWDVGGGTGALALEIARLMPAGAVHTLERDPDGIELLERNRRRFGIENLHIHQGEAPDGLAQLPPRPDRVLLEVGRPLRDVLHQVWEALVPAGRLVISTASLEGLVDATDTLGQLAAVDLQVVQATVHRMQRRGSQARLAAAEPLFLIAAERP is encoded by the coding sequence ATGCCCGCGGCAGGGAAGGGCTCCTTCCAATGGGATTTCGTCACCCCTGGGCTGCCGGATGCGGCCTTCGCCGATGCCCCCGGGTTCAGCCCCACACCGATGGAGCAGCGGGTGATGCTGCTTTCGCACCTGCGGCCCAAGAGCGATTCCCTGGTCTGGGATGTGGGCGGCGGCACCGGTGCCCTGGCCCTCGAGATCGCGCGTTTGATGCCCGCCGGAGCGGTGCACACGCTGGAGCGGGACCCGGATGGCATCGAGCTGCTGGAGCGCAATCGCCGCCGTTTTGGCATTGAGAACCTCCACATCCATCAAGGTGAAGCCCCAGATGGATTGGCACAGTTGCCGCCGCGCCCCGATCGGGTCCTGCTGGAGGTGGGGCGTCCCCTGCGGGATGTGCTCCATCAGGTTTGGGAGGCCCTGGTCCCCGCGGGCCGCCTGGTGATCAGCACCGCCAGCCTGGAGGGGTTGGTGGACGCCACCGATACCTTGGGGCAACTGGCCGCCGTCGATCTGCAGGTGGTGCAAGCCACGGTCCACCGGATGCAGCGCCGCGGCAGCCAGGCCCGCTTGGCGGCTGCAGAACCTCTGTTTTTGATCGCTGCGGAACGCCCTTGA
- a CDS encoding aminotransferase class I/II-fold pyridoxal phosphate-dependent enzyme produces the protein MVLLKQLFQARRARLPLHLPAHGRGRGLAPALAQLLRQPPGSWDLPELPEIGGPLESGGAVAESQAAIAQLLAAQRCWFGVNGASGLLQAALLALASPGERVLLPRNLHRSLLHGCLLGQLEPVLFDLPFDPASGLWLPPSPEHLAAVIRAALAQGPLAAVVLVSPSYQGCVGDLAGLVAVAQRQGLPVLLDEAHGAHLGLDPRLPASGLSAGADLVVQSLQKAAGGLAQSAVLLQGITSGVDPARIERALLWLQTSSPSALLLASAEAALLHLHSPKGRRQLARAISRGEQLRQRLVDRGFQLLETQDPLRLSWICGAAGINGLEADDWLMERGVIAELPEPGCLTFCLGLEPPRRLLRLLPAVLEPLRLELGGAGARSFRRPPLPLVASPELALGEAWRAQSEAIPLEQAAGHLSAEPLCPYPPGIPLLIPGERIDGPRAAWLQEQRRLWPDQIADTVKVVIA, from the coding sequence ATGGTGTTGCTCAAGCAGCTGTTTCAGGCCCGCCGGGCTCGCCTGCCGCTGCATCTCCCCGCCCACGGCCGCGGGCGCGGCCTGGCTCCGGCATTGGCGCAATTGCTGCGGCAACCACCGGGGAGCTGGGATCTGCCGGAGCTTCCCGAGATCGGTGGTCCCTTGGAGTCAGGCGGGGCCGTGGCTGAAAGCCAAGCGGCGATCGCGCAGCTGCTCGCTGCCCAGCGCTGCTGGTTTGGTGTTAATGGCGCCAGCGGCCTGCTTCAAGCCGCCCTACTGGCTTTGGCAAGCCCGGGTGAGCGGGTCTTGCTGCCGCGCAACCTGCACCGCTCCTTGCTGCATGGCTGTCTGCTGGGGCAGCTGGAGCCCGTCCTCTTTGATTTGCCCTTTGATCCAGCCTCGGGTCTCTGGTTGCCGCCAAGTCCGGAGCACCTGGCGGCAGTGATTCGCGCGGCCCTGGCGCAAGGGCCCCTGGCGGCGGTGGTGCTCGTCTCCCCGAGCTACCAGGGCTGCGTGGGAGATCTCGCGGGTTTGGTGGCGGTGGCCCAGCGACAGGGATTGCCGGTGCTACTCGATGAGGCCCACGGCGCCCATCTGGGCTTGGATCCGCGCCTGCCTGCCTCGGGACTGAGCGCCGGAGCCGATCTGGTGGTGCAGTCCCTGCAGAAGGCCGCCGGTGGCCTGGCCCAAAGCGCTGTCTTGCTCCAAGGCATTACCAGTGGCGTCGATCCGGCGCGGATCGAGCGGGCGCTCCTCTGGCTGCAGACCTCCAGCCCCAGTGCCCTGCTGTTGGCTTCTGCAGAAGCGGCGTTGCTGCATCTCCATAGCCCCAAGGGGCGGCGGCAGTTGGCCCGGGCCATTAGCCGCGGCGAGCAGTTGCGCCAGCGCCTGGTGGACCGCGGCTTTCAGTTGTTGGAGACCCAGGATCCGTTGCGCCTGAGCTGGATCTGCGGCGCCGCTGGCATCAATGGGCTGGAGGCTGATGACTGGTTGATGGAGCGGGGGGTGATTGCTGAGCTTCCCGAGCCCGGCTGCCTGACCTTTTGTTTGGGCCTGGAACCTCCGCGCCGGCTGCTTCGGCTGTTGCCGGCGGTGCTGGAGCCGCTGCGGCTGGAGCTGGGTGGTGCAGGCGCGCGCTCCTTCCGCCGGCCGCCGTTGCCCCTGGTGGCCAGCCCGGAGCTGGCCCTAGGCGAGGCCTGGCGGGCCCAGAGCGAAGCCATTCCCCTCGAGCAGGCCGCGGGGCACCTGTCGGCGGAACCGCTCTGCCCCTATCCCCCTGGGATTCCGCTGTTGATTCCCGGTGAGCGCATCGACGGCCCCAGGGCCGCCTGGTTGCAGGAGCAGCGGCGGCTTTGGCCCGATCAGATCGCTGATACGGTGAAGGTGGTGATTGCTTGA
- a CDS encoding AarF/ABC1/UbiB kinase family protein gives MATYNPGRDLRWLLLRPWVLIGRLVVVLSSLLSLALVLVLQANNPDPKVQQRLGQKIFTTLTGLGPCFIKVGQALSTRPDLVRRDWLDQLTQLQDNLPAFPHAIALKTIEADLGAPVNQLFEDFPDYPVAAASLGQVYRAKPVGGHWVAVKVQRPQLEQQLRRDLVLIRLLGVMAAPLLPLNLGFGLGEIIDEFGRSLFEEIDYRKEADNAERFARMFEKNAAVVVPRVDRSLSGERVLTTTWINGTKLQQRQELEAQHLDPAALIRTGVISGLQQLLEFGYFHADPHPGNLFALPGKTGAMGHVAYVDFGMMDSISNSDRLTLTGAVVHLINRDFEGLAQDFVELGFLNAKTDLAPIVPALEEVLGGALGENVGSFNFKAITDRFSELMYAYPFRVPARFALIIRAVVSQEGLAMRLDPSFRIINVAYPYVARRLLAGDTAEMREKLLEVLFDQEGRLQLERLENLLQVVENDDGGGGATDLLPVAGAGLKLLVGEGGKSLRQRLLLTLVRDNRLNTDDLRGLMELLGRTFSPRRVAGRLLTRLNPLAA, from the coding sequence ATGGCCACCTACAACCCGGGGCGAGATCTGCGTTGGCTGCTGCTGCGGCCCTGGGTTTTGATCGGCCGGCTGGTGGTGGTGCTCAGCAGCCTGCTGAGCCTGGCGCTGGTGCTGGTCTTGCAGGCCAACAACCCCGATCCCAAGGTGCAGCAGCGCCTTGGGCAAAAGATCTTCACCACCCTGACGGGCCTAGGGCCCTGTTTCATCAAGGTGGGCCAGGCCCTCTCCACAAGGCCGGATTTGGTGCGGCGGGACTGGCTGGATCAGCTGACCCAACTGCAGGACAACCTGCCGGCCTTCCCCCACGCCATCGCCCTGAAGACGATCGAGGCCGACCTGGGAGCACCGGTCAACCAACTCTTTGAAGACTTCCCGGACTACCCGGTGGCGGCGGCCAGCCTCGGCCAGGTCTACCGGGCCAAGCCCGTCGGCGGCCACTGGGTGGCGGTCAAGGTGCAACGCCCCCAACTGGAGCAACAGCTGCGCCGCGATCTGGTGCTGATCCGTCTGCTGGGGGTGATGGCCGCTCCCCTGCTGCCGTTGAACCTGGGCTTTGGCCTGGGGGAAATCATTGATGAGTTCGGTCGCTCCCTGTTCGAAGAGATCGACTACCGCAAGGAGGCCGACAACGCCGAGCGCTTCGCTCGGATGTTTGAGAAGAACGCCGCGGTGGTCGTGCCGCGGGTGGACCGCAGCCTCTCGGGAGAGCGGGTGCTGACCACGACCTGGATCAACGGCACGAAATTGCAGCAGCGCCAAGAGCTGGAAGCCCAACACCTCGATCCGGCGGCCCTGATCCGCACGGGCGTGATCTCCGGACTGCAGCAGCTGCTGGAGTTCGGCTACTTCCACGCCGACCCCCACCCCGGCAACCTCTTTGCCCTGCCGGGCAAGACCGGAGCCATGGGCCATGTGGCCTACGTGGACTTCGGAATGATGGATTCGATCAGCAACAGCGATCGCCTGACGCTGACCGGGGCGGTGGTGCACCTGATCAACCGCGACTTCGAAGGCTTAGCGCAAGATTTCGTCGAGTTGGGCTTCCTGAACGCCAAAACGGACCTGGCACCGATTGTGCCCGCCCTCGAGGAAGTGCTGGGCGGCGCCCTGGGGGAGAACGTGGGCTCGTTCAACTTCAAGGCGATCACCGATCGCTTCTCGGAACTGATGTACGCCTACCCCTTCCGGGTGCCGGCGCGCTTCGCCTTGATCATTCGGGCGGTGGTCAGCCAGGAGGGGCTGGCGATGCGTCTGGATCCCAGCTTCCGGATCATCAACGTGGCCTACCCCTACGTGGCCCGGCGCCTGCTGGCGGGGGATACGGCGGAGATGCGCGAGAAGTTGCTGGAGGTGCTCTTCGACCAGGAGGGCCGGCTGCAGCTGGAGCGGCTGGAGAACCTGCTTCAGGTGGTTGAGAACGACGACGGCGGTGGCGGCGCGACGGACCTGCTGCCCGTGGCCGGCGCTGGCCTGAAACTGCTGGTGGGGGAAGGGGGCAAAAGCCTGCGGCAGCGGCTGCTGCTGACCCTGGTGCGGGACAACCGCCTGAACACCGATGACCTGCGGGGGCTGATGGAGCTGCTGGGCCGCACCTTCTCCCCGCGCCGCGTGGCGGGCCGACTGCTCACCCGGCTGAACCCGCTGGCCGCTTAG
- a CDS encoding RpoD/SigA family RNA polymerase sigma factor has protein sequence MPSVPILRADRDTALAGGTDLVRSYLRDIGRVPLLTHEQEITLGRQVQELVALEVLEQELASREGVEKPSAAVLAKEAGLTPVQLKKRLRSGQRAKERMVAANLRLVVSVAKKYTKRNMELLDLIQEGTIGLVRGVEKFDPTRGYKFSTYAYWWIRQGITRAIAEKSRTIRLPIHITETLNKLKKGQRELSQELGRTPTVTELAEFVDLPEEEVKDLLCRARQPVSLETKVGDGDDTELLDLLAADGTQPSELVDGECLRMDMRGLLDQLPDLQGRVLKMRYGIDCEEPMSLSSIARSLEMSRDRARSLERKAHEELRRRSEAMHAYLAA, from the coding sequence ATGCCCTCCGTTCCGATTCTTCGTGCTGACCGCGACACCGCGCTGGCCGGTGGAACGGATCTGGTGCGCTCGTATCTGCGGGACATCGGCCGGGTGCCGCTGCTGACCCACGAGCAGGAGATCACCCTGGGCCGTCAGGTCCAGGAATTGGTGGCGCTAGAGGTGCTGGAGCAGGAGCTGGCCAGCCGCGAGGGGGTGGAGAAGCCCTCGGCTGCTGTCTTGGCGAAGGAGGCCGGCCTGACCCCCGTGCAACTCAAGAAAAGGCTCCGTAGTGGTCAGCGCGCCAAGGAGCGGATGGTGGCCGCCAACTTGCGCTTGGTGGTGAGCGTGGCCAAGAAGTACACCAAGCGGAACATGGAGCTCCTGGACTTGATCCAGGAGGGAACCATCGGCCTGGTGCGGGGCGTCGAGAAGTTCGACCCGACCCGGGGCTACAAGTTCAGTACCTATGCGTATTGGTGGATCCGCCAGGGGATCACGCGGGCGATTGCGGAGAAGAGCAGAACGATCCGTCTGCCGATCCACATCACCGAGACGCTGAACAAGCTCAAGAAGGGCCAGCGGGAGCTCAGCCAAGAGCTGGGCCGCACCCCGACCGTGACGGAGCTGGCGGAATTTGTGGACCTGCCGGAGGAGGAGGTGAAGGACCTGCTCTGCCGCGCGCGTCAGCCCGTGAGCCTGGAGACCAAGGTTGGCGATGGGGATGACACGGAGCTGCTGGACCTGCTGGCGGCCGATGGCACTCAGCCGTCAGAGCTGGTGGATGGGGAGTGCCTGCGGATGGACATGCGTGGTCTGCTGGACCAACTGCCGGACCTGCAGGGGCGCGTCCTGAAGATGCGTTACGGCATCGATTGCGAGGAGCCGATGAGCCTGAGCTCCATCGCGCGCTCCCTGGAGATGAGCCGTGACCGTGCCCGCAGCCTCGAGCGCAAGGCCCATGAAGAGCTGCGCCGGCGCTCAGAAGCGATGCACGCCTATCTCGCTGCTTAA